One Rhizobium sp. NRK18 genomic window carries:
- a CDS encoding restriction endonuclease subunit S produces MTDLPSTWALTPLENLIAHDGVFTDGDWVESKDQDPSGSVRLIQLADIADNRFVDKSSRFLTLDKAYELNCTFLKKGDILVARMPDPLGRSCLFPLEGDQNFVTVVDVCVIRLGSVAIEPRYLMRAINSPTVRGQISDLQSGSTRKRISRGNLATVPIPIAPTNEQRRIVETIEAMFDEIDKGVESLQAARTTLGLYRQSLLKSAFEGRLTADWRAKNADKLEAPETILARIQRERDARYKAALGAWQDALATWRDSGEKGKKPAKPKRPRDFPTTASDIGIPGWAMLPLGLLIDEPAYGTSKKSDYDGGNKGVLRIPNIAAGVVDATDLKSANFDEAELEQYQLIEGDVLTIRSNGSLSLVGKPALVRPVDTEFVYAGYLIRLRPIPGSLVPKNLVYLMMGPNVRGQIESKAKSTSGVNNINAKELQELQVPICTPAEQVEIVRLLDARLDAADALETEIDAALTRADALRQSILKKAFSGQLVPQDPEDEPASALLDRIKAEKAEREKTAKRDRKSAPPRNPKARRPTLTDLIEVLEKQKSWISAAKAAQQLGIGDGSTSDDVEAFFRQLKDFVEGGAIEVERRGDEDWLRLAKVEVS; encoded by the coding sequence ATGACTGATTTACCTTCAACGTGGGCTTTGACTCCGCTCGAGAACCTGATTGCGCACGATGGTGTTTTTACCGATGGCGATTGGGTTGAGAGCAAAGATCAAGACCCAAGTGGCTCAGTTCGTTTGATCCAGTTAGCCGATATCGCCGACAATCGCTTCGTTGATAAATCGTCACGCTTTTTGACCCTCGACAAGGCTTATGAACTGAATTGCACATTCCTGAAGAAGGGTGACATCTTGGTTGCGCGGATGCCCGATCCGCTTGGTCGCAGCTGTCTCTTTCCGCTGGAAGGCGACCAAAATTTTGTCACCGTCGTCGACGTTTGCGTCATTAGGCTGGGCAGCGTAGCGATCGAGCCACGGTATTTGATGAGGGCGATCAATTCGCCAACAGTTCGAGGCCAGATTTCGGATTTACAATCTGGCTCGACCCGAAAGCGTATTTCACGGGGGAATCTCGCGACCGTACCGATTCCAATCGCCCCAACCAACGAACAACGCCGGATTGTGGAGACGATCGAGGCGATGTTCGACGAGATCGACAAGGGGGTCGAGAGCCTGCAAGCGGCGCGTACCACCCTTGGCCTCTACCGCCAGTCCCTGCTGAAATCTGCCTTCGAAGGCCGCCTCACCGCCGACTGGCGCGCCAAGAACGCGGACAAGCTGGAAGCCCCCGAAACAATCCTAGCCCGCATCCAGCGCGAGCGCGACGCCCGGTACAAAGCCGCTCTAGGCGCCTGGCAAGACGCGCTCGCCACATGGCGCGACAGTGGCGAGAAGGGCAAGAAACCCGCGAAGCCGAAGCGGCCTCGGGACTTTCCAACCACAGCTTCGGACATCGGCATTCCCGGATGGGCCATGCTGCCGCTGGGCCTGCTAATCGACGAACCTGCATACGGGACGTCGAAAAAGAGCGACTACGATGGTGGCAATAAGGGCGTTCTGCGCATCCCGAACATTGCGGCCGGCGTGGTAGACGCAACCGACCTCAAATCTGCCAATTTCGACGAAGCGGAGCTTGAGCAATACCAATTGATCGAAGGCGATGTGCTGACCATTCGGTCGAACGGGAGCCTTTCATTGGTGGGTAAGCCAGCATTGGTTCGACCAGTCGACACGGAATTCGTCTATGCAGGCTATTTGATCCGCCTTCGCCCCATACCCGGCTCGCTGGTTCCCAAGAACCTCGTCTATCTGATGATGGGACCGAACGTGCGCGGCCAAATCGAAAGCAAGGCAAAGTCGACAAGCGGCGTCAACAACATCAACGCGAAGGAGCTGCAGGAACTTCAAGTGCCCATCTGCACCCCCGCCGAACAAGTCGAAATCGTCCGCCTTCTCGACGCTCGGCTCGACGCCGCCGACGCGCTCGAGACCGAGATCGACGCCGCTCTCACTCGTGCCGACGCCCTTCGCCAATCCATCCTGAAAAAAGCCTTCTCCGGCCAACTCGTCCCCCAAGACCCTGAGGACGAACCCGCCTCCGCCCTGCTCGACCGGATCAAGGCTGAAAAGGCAGAAAGAGAAAAAACCGCCAAACGCGACCGAAAATCCGCGCCACCCCGCAACCCCAAGGCAAGGAGGCCGACATTGACTGATCTGATCGAAGTGCTCGAAAAGCAGAAAAGCTGGATCTCGGCCGCGAAGGCGGCGCAGCAGTTAGGGATTGGCGATGGCTCGACATCAGACGACGTGGAGGCGTTCTTCCGCCAGCTAAAAGATTTTGTCGAAGGTGGTGCCATCGAAGTTGAAAGGCGCGGTGACGAAGATTGGTTGCGCCTTGCTAAGGTGGAGGTGAGCTGA
- a CDS encoding AAA family ATPase, whose translation MRIDWLWVDEYKNLRDLTIDFSQDHLITVLIGRNGTGKSNVLEALTVIFRDLLMSERVPSLKYRIAYEIQDRWVFIDADPKRKDAYRAKTASKKNHPAPYTVGASFDDLEGMSISRTKLVGEASEHLPRFLFGYYSGESERMKDVFRAYLKNYDDKLIKNNDPGLKRMFFAEPVHSNFVLLSFIVNNKKKTDEFLQKQLGLEEGGIESVLFVLKQPYWFNNNATGGDERFWNSKGIVRDFLAKLYEISLAPIRIKRRELYDVRRSRTLEYLYLFAKDIDALQELARGKTSAEFFRDLESTHVSDLIDEVRIRVKLRKNDGSVTFRELSEGEQQLLTVLGLLQFTSAKESLFLLDEPDTHLNPRWSVEYIQHIQDFLRDDNDNNQSSHVLLATHNPIAVAELLKEQVQILKRDEETLNITAEEPTVDPMGMGYAGVMTSEMFDLNAAVDTTTQKLLETQRLLSAKTQLSEAEKEELEKATSQLETLGFRYQMRDPVYTEYLRARAAQTATSKLGSDQNSDKLDPEDARRLVQEALDETKNEPGS comes from the coding sequence ATGCGCATCGATTGGCTTTGGGTGGACGAGTACAAGAACCTCAGGGACCTGACGATCGATTTCTCTCAGGACCACCTGATCACCGTGCTTATCGGCCGGAACGGTACCGGCAAGTCAAATGTGCTCGAAGCCCTCACGGTCATCTTTCGCGACCTCTTGATGTCAGAGCGTGTGCCATCGCTCAAGTATCGCATCGCCTACGAAATCCAGGACCGCTGGGTGTTTATCGACGCCGACCCGAAGCGAAAGGATGCCTACCGGGCAAAGACTGCCAGCAAGAAAAATCATCCTGCCCCCTATACGGTTGGCGCGTCTTTCGATGACCTGGAAGGCATGTCTATCAGCAGAACGAAACTCGTGGGTGAGGCCTCGGAGCACCTCCCACGCTTTCTGTTCGGCTACTATTCGGGTGAAAGCGAGCGGATGAAGGACGTGTTCCGCGCCTACCTGAAAAACTACGATGACAAGCTGATCAAGAACAATGACCCTGGGCTGAAACGCATGTTCTTCGCTGAGCCCGTGCACAGCAACTTTGTGCTCCTATCGTTCATCGTGAACAATAAGAAGAAGACAGACGAGTTTCTGCAAAAGCAGTTGGGCCTTGAAGAAGGTGGGATTGAATCCGTTTTGTTTGTGCTCAAACAGCCTTATTGGTTCAACAACAACGCTACGGGCGGAGACGAACGGTTTTGGAATTCCAAAGGGATAGTTCGCGATTTCCTCGCCAAGCTTTACGAAATCTCACTGGCACCGATCCGCATCAAGCGTAGAGAACTGTATGATGTTCGTCGTTCCCGGACGCTTGAATACCTATACCTCTTTGCCAAGGACATCGACGCCTTGCAAGAATTGGCAAGGGGCAAGACTTCAGCCGAGTTCTTCCGGGATCTGGAGAGCACTCATGTCTCCGACCTCATCGACGAGGTGCGGATCAGGGTGAAGCTCAGAAAGAACGATGGCTCTGTCACTTTCCGCGAGTTGAGCGAGGGGGAGCAGCAGCTGCTGACCGTGCTCGGCCTGCTCCAGTTCACATCGGCAAAGGAAAGCCTTTTCCTCCTGGACGAGCCCGACACACATCTCAATCCACGCTGGAGCGTTGAATACATCCAACACATTCAAGATTTTCTCAGGGACGATAACGACAACAACCAATCCAGCCATGTCCTTCTGGCTACACACAACCCAATCGCTGTGGCCGAGCTGCTGAAAGAACAGGTGCAGATTTTGAAGCGGGATGAAGAGACCTTGAACATTACTGCCGAGGAGCCAACCGTGGACCCGATGGGGATGGGGTACGCCGGTGTGATGACGAGCGAGATGTTTGACCTCAATGCAGCTGTAGACACAACGACCCAGAAACTGCTCGAGACCCAGCGATTATTGTCGGCCAAAACTCAGCTGAGCGAGGCCGAGAAAGAAGAACTTGAGAAAGCAACGAGCCAACTGGAAACGCTTGGTTTCCGTTACCAAATGCGAGACCCGGTTTATACGGAATACCTGCGAGCCCGCGCTGCGCAGACCGCAACGTCAAAGCTTGGGAGCGATCAGAATTCGGACAAACTGGATCCAGAAGACGCTCGCCGATTGGTTCAAGAAGCTTTGGACGAAACCAAAAATGAGCCTGGGTCATGA
- a CDS encoding HNH endonuclease translates to MRFIDIAFITPPDDFEERAAAAQADGVENIGKHSDVWRDCKPNLKQASFDKCYYCEMKDIRSDGTVDHYRPKSKYSWAAFRIDNFRFACTFCNSRRTDQKTGEIGGKGAGFPLYEGCERATCNEEIGNETPLLLDPCNAADPDALDYRADGVVVPASQEDANPQKIQALTSIEAYHLNHSDLQEARRRAAIEIQEKIIEAESFMKRFTGGDLTAKQPYTSAVRDLKRRLDQRTELSAFSKRVLQAYKNKPFVDQILATP, encoded by the coding sequence ATGAGGTTTATCGATATCGCGTTCATAACACCTCCAGACGACTTCGAAGAGAGGGCAGCTGCGGCGCAGGCGGATGGTGTAGAGAATATTGGCAAGCACTCGGATGTTTGGCGCGACTGCAAGCCAAACTTGAAGCAAGCGTCTTTCGACAAGTGCTATTACTGCGAAATGAAGGATATTCGATCAGACGGTACCGTGGATCATTACCGCCCAAAATCAAAATACAGCTGGGCTGCTTTCCGCATCGACAATTTTCGCTTTGCCTGCACATTTTGCAATAGCCGTCGAACGGACCAGAAAACTGGTGAGATAGGAGGTAAGGGGGCCGGATTTCCGCTATATGAAGGCTGCGAGCGAGCTACATGCAACGAAGAAATCGGCAATGAAACCCCGCTTCTTCTGGACCCGTGCAATGCAGCTGATCCAGATGCTTTGGATTATCGCGCCGACGGAGTTGTGGTCCCTGCCAGCCAAGAGGACGCCAACCCACAGAAGATTCAAGCCTTGACCTCAATAGAGGCTTATCACCTCAATCATTCTGATTTGCAGGAAGCAAGAAGGCGCGCCGCAATTGAAATTCAAGAAAAGATAATTGAGGCTGAGTCTTTCATGAAGCGTTTTACCGGTGGGGACCTGACAGCTAAACAACCATACACATCTGCTGTCAGAGATCTCAAACGGCGGTTGGACCAACGTACGGAGCTTTCCGCATTTTCCAAACGCGTTCTGCAAGCCTACAAGAATAAGCCATTTGTTGACCAAATCTTGGCAACTCCGTAG
- a CDS encoding GIY-YIG nuclease family protein — MTKKGRSIELFFVDGTPDGMVTATIPFQWSGHVLVTRRTQLKEAISRPEALRTGVYLLVGDKDGEATAYIGETDELKSRLTQHAASKDWWDTAILITSGGEPLNKAHARYLEHRMLTDAKRINKIALENGQSATASPLSEAARAHMENFLENIYLVLPALRFDFFTEQTKDDSPAAPASVASGAVFFTFDIAKHGIKARARWEDGKFIVEAGSLARDKWASAAAHATYENLYAQLVDQGILVLEGPHRVFSKSYVFNSTSAAAAVVSGRPASGPKSWIVEHTQQTYGDWEAAQLQAVEQEE; from the coding sequence ATGACCAAGAAAGGCCGTTCCATCGAGTTGTTCTTTGTCGACGGCACCCCCGACGGCATGGTCACGGCCACCATCCCCTTTCAATGGTCAGGGCATGTCCTCGTCACTCGACGTACCCAGCTGAAGGAAGCGATCTCTCGTCCCGAGGCGCTGCGTACCGGCGTTTACCTGCTTGTTGGCGACAAGGACGGCGAGGCCACCGCATATATCGGCGAAACTGACGAGCTGAAGTCGCGACTGACCCAGCACGCCGCGTCTAAGGATTGGTGGGATACTGCGATCCTGATCACTTCCGGCGGCGAACCCCTGAACAAGGCTCACGCCCGCTATCTGGAACACCGGATGCTGACAGATGCGAAGAGGATCAACAAGATCGCCTTGGAGAACGGCCAGTCTGCTACCGCCAGCCCGCTTAGCGAGGCCGCCAGGGCGCATATGGAGAATTTCCTTGAGAACATCTATCTGGTTCTGCCTGCCTTACGGTTTGATTTCTTCACGGAACAGACGAAGGACGACAGCCCTGCGGCACCAGCATCCGTGGCAAGCGGCGCGGTCTTTTTCACCTTCGATATCGCGAAACACGGGATCAAGGCCCGCGCTCGTTGGGAAGATGGCAAATTCATTGTCGAAGCTGGATCGCTAGCGCGGGACAAATGGGCGAGCGCAGCCGCGCACGCGACCTACGAGAATCTATACGCGCAGCTCGTTGACCAAGGCATTCTGGTTCTCGAGGGGCCACACCGCGTGTTTTCCAAGAGCTACGTTTTCAACAGCACAAGTGCAGCAGCCGCAGTTGTCTCAGGTCGCCCGGCGTCGGGGCCAAAGAGCTGGATCGTCGAGCACACTCAACAAACCTATGGTGACTGGGAAGCCGCCCAGTTGCAGGCCGTCGAACAGGAAGAATAG
- a CDS encoding class I SAM-dependent DNA methyltransferase: MSTAPIVSKVWSFCTTLRDDGVGYGDYLEQLTYLIFLKMADEYAKPPYNRDVGIPKGFDWTSLTSRKGAELEAHYVVLLRKLGEQKGMLGQIFTKAQNKITDPAKLFRLIDMVNGTKWVTLGADVKGDIYEGLLERNAEDTKSGAGQYFTPRALIRAMIECVRPEPGKTIADPACGTGGFFLAAHDFLTDPDNHALDKDQKAFLKHSTFFGNEIVAGTRRLCLMNMFLHGIGEMTGDTLVSPADALISPPSETFDYVLANPPFGKKSSMSFTNAEGEQETDDLTYNRQDFWATTSNKQLNFVQHIRTMLKTTGRAAVVVPDNVLFEGGAGETIRRKLLQTTDLHTILRLPTGIFYAQGVKANVIFFDNRAASPDPQTSKVWYYDYRTNVHHTLKQKPLTYAHLEDFVSCYNPGNRYERTPTWSESAPDGRWRAFERDELLARDKASLDLFWLKDASMTDLDNLPEPEVLAEEIMENLRSALANFEAASVG; the protein is encoded by the coding sequence ATGAGCACTGCACCAATCGTCTCCAAGGTCTGGAGTTTCTGCACCACGCTGCGTGACGACGGCGTCGGCTACGGCGATTACCTAGAGCAGCTGACCTACCTCATCTTCCTCAAGATGGCCGACGAATATGCGAAACCGCCCTACAATCGAGATGTGGGCATCCCCAAGGGATTTGACTGGACCAGCCTAACCTCCCGAAAGGGGGCAGAACTGGAAGCGCATTACGTCGTGCTCTTGCGCAAGCTGGGCGAACAGAAAGGCATGCTCGGCCAGATTTTCACCAAGGCGCAGAACAAGATCACCGACCCCGCCAAGCTGTTCCGCCTGATCGATATGGTGAACGGTACGAAATGGGTGACACTGGGTGCCGACGTCAAGGGCGATATCTACGAGGGGCTGCTCGAGCGCAACGCCGAGGATACGAAGTCCGGCGCTGGCCAGTATTTCACCCCGCGCGCCCTAATCCGCGCGATGATCGAATGTGTCCGTCCTGAGCCCGGGAAAACGATCGCAGACCCGGCCTGCGGGACCGGGGGATTTTTCCTCGCCGCTCATGATTTTCTGACTGACCCAGATAACCATGCGCTCGACAAGGACCAGAAGGCTTTCCTGAAGCACTCGACCTTCTTCGGCAACGAGATTGTTGCCGGCACTCGGCGCCTGTGCCTGATGAACATGTTCCTGCACGGCATCGGCGAAATGACCGGTGACACGTTGGTATCGCCCGCTGATGCCTTGATATCGCCGCCTTCAGAGACCTTCGACTATGTTCTCGCAAATCCTCCTTTCGGCAAGAAGAGCTCGATGAGCTTCACCAATGCTGAAGGTGAACAGGAAACGGACGACCTCACTTACAATCGCCAGGATTTCTGGGCGACGACATCGAACAAGCAATTGAATTTCGTCCAGCATATCCGGACCATGCTGAAGACCACAGGGCGTGCCGCGGTGGTCGTGCCCGACAATGTACTGTTCGAGGGCGGGGCTGGTGAAACTATCAGGCGCAAGTTGCTTCAAACGACCGACCTGCACACTATTCTCCGACTGCCAACGGGCATCTTCTATGCGCAGGGTGTCAAGGCAAACGTCATATTCTTCGACAACCGTGCCGCCAGCCCTGATCCGCAAACCTCCAAGGTCTGGTACTATGACTACCGGACCAACGTTCATCACACCCTGAAGCAGAAACCCCTTACTTACGCGCACCTCGAAGACTTTGTGTCCTGCTACAACCCCGGCAACCGGTATGAACGCACACCCACCTGGAGCGAGAGTGCGCCGGACGGGCGGTGGCGCGCTTTTGAACGGGACGAGTTGCTGGCCCGCGACAAGGCCAGCCTCGATCTTTTCTGGCTCAAAGATGCATCAATGACCGACCTCGACAACTTACCGGAACCCGAGGTGCTAGCCGAAGAAATAATGGAAAACCTCCGTTCCGCTCTGGCGAATTTTGAAGCCGCAAGTGTGGGATAG